The nucleotide sequence GCCGACGATGTTTTCGAAGCCCCATTGGTCTCGAATCTGACTGCGCAGATAACGCACTTCGTCGCGCAGGAGCAGTTTCTCGAAAACGCGGTCGACCGCCTTGACGATGAGATCGGGCTTGATCGGCTTGACGATGTAGTCGTCGGCGCCGCGGCGCAGCGCCTCGACCGCGGAGTTGAGATCGGCGTAGGCCGTGATCATCAGCACCGCGGAGTCAGGCTTGAGTTTACGCACCTCGTCGAGCAGTTCGAATCCGCTCATGCCCGGCATGTTGATGTCGGTGACGACGACGGGATATGGCTGGTCACGAAACAGTTCGAGCGCCCGTTCACCGGCTTCCGCCGTGACGATCTCGTATTGCCCGCGAACCAGGCTTCGCTCCAGCACCATACGGGCTCCGGGTTCGTCATCCACCACGAGCACGCGACGTTCGATCAAACGACTCTCCTTAGACGGCGGGGCGGATGGCGTCCGCGACGTCGCGTTCGGCGGTCACGGGTAATCGGACCGAGAACGTCGTGCCCTCGCCGACCTTGCTGGCGAGCGCAATTTCTCCGCGGTGTTCCTCGACGATCCGGTGGCTGATGGCCAGACCCAGTCCGGTGCCTTCCCGGCCCTTTTTCGTCGTGAAGAACGGCTCAAAAATGCGCTTTTGCAATTCGTCCGGGATGCCCGAACCGGTGTCTCGCACGTCGAGAACAATGTAGTTCACGTCGTTTCGCCGCTGGGTTCGCGTCGAAATTGTGATCGTTCCGCCACCGGTCATGGCCTGGCTGGCGTTGATGAGCAGATTCACGATCACCTGCTTGATCTTGTTCTTGTCCATCATTGATTCGGGCAATGCCGGGTCGGGCTGAAACTCGCAGGTGATCTTCGACTTGCGCATCTGCACCGCGAGCAGATCAAGCGACTGGCGGGCGAGTTCGTTGAGCGATTCGAGCGTCAATTCCGGCTCGGAATGTCGTGCGAAGTCCAGCAGGCCCGAGACGATTTTCTGGCAGCGTGTCGCCTCGGATTCGATCAGATGCAAGTCGTCCGCGATCGCCGCGCCCGGTTCGAGATCCTTGAGGGCGAGATCGACGACCCCGATGATGACGTGGATCGGATTGTTGATCTCGTGCGCGAGCCCCGACGCCAGCGTGCCGATCGCGGAGAGCGTCTCGCTGCGTACGAGTCCGTCCTGCGCCGCTTCGAGCTCCTTGCGGACCTGCGCGATGCGTTCCTCCAGAATGGCGTTGAACTCCCGCGTCCGCGCCAGCAGCTCCTCGCGTTCTTCCGTGACGCTGCGAATGCTCTCGACCATGCGGTTGAATGTC is from Deltaproteobacteria bacterium and encodes:
- a CDS encoding HAMP domain-containing protein, with the translated sequence MRRKIALNVGMILAVLLLAGLSVYRHIASMRTHERAMGYSLSNTENFSKLFFLSTMIQQHQSEQRFGVSTDSTALENYFAEMDALVSRVRTDMKDPGIVASCVDCHAKTGNDNWRVMAPQIESLTSLMASYREQVKEVAEAPDDAHREQKEAMALYLSRTIVAQAREIESEFDKMSAHLVAQYRFWAERTGRNTTAVVILGLLLVSFFVARMLVLLLRPIQVLDRAAREMSAGHYPDPIIIKTKDELETLATTFNRMVESIRSVTEEREELLARTREFNAILEERIAQVRKELEAAQDGLVRSETLSAIGTLASGLAHEINNPIHVIIGVVDLALKDLEPGAAIADDLHLIESEATRCQKIVSGLLDFARHSEPELTLESLNELARQSLDLLAVQMRKSKITCEFQPDPALPESMMDKNKIKQVIVNLLINASQAMTGGGTITISTRTQRRNDVNYIVLDVRDTGSGIPDELQKRIFEPFFTTKKGREGTGLGLAISHRIVEEHRGEIALASKVGEGTTFSVRLPVTAERDVADAIRPAV